A section of the Drosophila subobscura isolate 14011-0131.10 chromosome A, UCBerk_Dsub_1.0, whole genome shotgun sequence genome encodes:
- the LOC117893723 gene encoding sperm flagellar protein 1-like, whose product MSTLRELNYLQRLRLELWLESYGVVLSHRMRHEYSDVLPVARLFNEVHPGRVDLHGYTPSSSVPLKANNWRIFNERVLEKMNMALTTKEQQQLAIGADGLLEALLHKLMLSDLKPRLEGGAQSY is encoded by the coding sequence ATGTCTACACTTCGggaattgaattatttgcaGCGTCTGAGACTGGAACTGTGGCTGGAGTCCTATGGCGTGGTGTTGAGTCATCGCATGCGCCACGAGTACAGTGACGTGCTGCCGGTGGCAAGACTATTCAACGAGGTTCATCCAGGACGAGTGGATCTCCATGGCTACACACCCAGCAGCAGTGTGCCGCTGAAAGCCAACAACTGGCGCATCTTCAACGAGCGTGTGCTGGAGAAAATGAACATGGCCCTCACCacaaaggagcagcaacagttggcCATTGGCGCGGATGGGCTGCTCGAGGCACTGCTCCACAAACTGATGCTGAGCGATCTGAAGCCGCGACTCGAAGGCGGCGCCCAAAGCTACTAA